A DNA window from Bradyrhizobium sp. CCBAU 53421 contains the following coding sequences:
- a CDS encoding response regulator: protein MATRRILIVEDEPMIAMMVEDFLEDLGWDVAGWAVGPKQALAMARDADIDAALLDVNLSGQDTFAVADILSGRGIPFVFATGYGADGVADRFRAVPTLTKPFQRDELARALHKATGGVHSSIRGLFADPESRGPPRKANSAGC from the coding sequence GTGGCTACGCGTCGCATCCTGATCGTCGAAGATGAGCCGATGATTGCCATGATGGTGGAAGACTTCCTGGAAGATTTGGGATGGGACGTCGCGGGCTGGGCCGTCGGGCCGAAGCAAGCTCTCGCAATGGCGCGGGACGCCGACATCGACGCTGCCCTGCTCGATGTCAACCTGAGCGGCCAGGACACCTTCGCCGTCGCCGACATTCTCAGCGGGCGTGGCATTCCTTTCGTGTTCGCAACCGGCTATGGCGCAGATGGCGTGGCCGATCGTTTTCGGGCAGTGCCGACCCTGACAAAACCTTTTCAGCGCGACGAATTGGCGCGTGCCCTGCACAAAGCCACCGGGGGTGTCCACAGCTCTATCAGGGGCCTGTTTGCCGATCCGGAATCGCGAGGTCCGCCGCGCAAAGCGAACTCGGCGGGCTGCTAG
- a CDS encoding protein-disulfide reductase DsbD domain-containing protein — MIVTVPLRAAFAVAAIFSVACMAAEVRADDASPWQQDTHSAVRLLAGSRSGAVLLGGIAFQLQDGWKTYWRTPGDSGVPPRFDFSKSDNVDAVTVMWPAPRQFDDGAGGTSLGYKHQVVLPLRIVAKNPDKPLVLRADINYAVCEKLCVPVEAKAELAFASVASTEDAALSEALNAVPKPANIGDPTPFTIRDVKRDGNNVLVDVAAPENKDLSLFVEGPTPEWALPVPKLVAHAPPGVKRFSFELDGLPPGAKADGAALKLTLVGGDKSYEFNINLN, encoded by the coding sequence ATGATCGTCACAGTTCCTTTGCGGGCCGCATTTGCCGTTGCCGCCATATTTTCCGTCGCATGTATGGCAGCGGAGGTTCGCGCCGACGACGCCTCGCCATGGCAGCAGGACACGCATTCGGCGGTGCGGCTGCTGGCCGGATCGCGCAGCGGCGCGGTGCTGCTCGGCGGCATCGCCTTCCAGCTGCAGGACGGCTGGAAGACCTACTGGCGGACGCCAGGCGATTCCGGCGTGCCGCCGCGGTTCGATTTCTCCAAATCGGACAATGTCGATGCGGTCACGGTGATGTGGCCGGCGCCGCGCCAGTTCGACGACGGCGCCGGAGGCACCTCGCTCGGCTACAAGCACCAGGTGGTGCTGCCGCTGCGCATCGTCGCCAAGAATCCCGACAAGCCGCTGGTGCTGCGCGCCGACATCAACTACGCGGTGTGCGAGAAGCTGTGCGTGCCGGTGGAGGCGAAGGCCGAGCTCGCGTTCGCCAGCGTCGCCTCGACCGAGGACGCCGCGCTGTCGGAAGCGCTCAACGCGGTGCCGAAGCCCGCCAATATCGGCGACCCCACCCCGTTCACGATCCGCGACGTCAAGCGCGACGGCAACAACGTGCTGGTCGACGTCGCCGCGCCCGAGAACAAGGATCTCAGCCTGTTCGTCGAGGGGCCGACGCCCGAATGGGCACTGCCGGTGCCGAAGCTCGTCGCGCACGCGCCGCCGGGCGTGAAGCGCTTCTCGTTCGAACTCGACGGCCTGCCGCCCGGCGCCAAGGCCGACGGCGCCGCGTTGAAGCTGACCCTGGTCGGCGGCGACAAAAGCTACGAATTCAATATCAATCTGAATTGA
- a CDS encoding YqgE/AlgH family protein yields the protein MRPEGKTGKTRKTAAGRSAAIGHNAPEDGYLDGQMLIAMPVMSDPRFERSVIYMCAHSSEGAMGIIVNRPAGSIDFPGLLVQLDIIQKSDQIQLPENAEMMKVMKGGPVDTGRGFVLHSSDFYIQDATLNIDDGISLTATVDILKAIAKGSGPKHAILALGYAGWGPGQLENEIQHNGWLHCDADPELIFGTDVDEKYASALRKIGIEAGMLSNDAGHA from the coding sequence ATGCGCCCTGAAGGCAAAACAGGCAAGACTCGCAAGACCGCCGCCGGCAGAAGCGCCGCCATCGGTCACAACGCGCCCGAGGACGGCTACCTCGACGGCCAGATGCTGATTGCGATGCCCGTGATGAGCGATCCGCGGTTCGAACGCTCGGTGATCTACATGTGCGCCCATTCCTCGGAGGGGGCGATGGGCATCATCGTCAACCGCCCGGCCGGCAGCATCGATTTCCCCGGCCTCCTGGTGCAGCTCGACATCATCCAGAAGTCGGACCAGATCCAGCTGCCGGAAAATGCCGAGATGATGAAAGTGATGAAGGGCGGTCCGGTCGACACCGGTCGCGGCTTCGTGCTGCATTCCAGCGACTTCTACATACAGGATGCGACGCTCAACATCGACGACGGCATCTCGCTCACCGCGACCGTCGATATCCTGAAGGCGATCGCCAAGGGCTCGGGCCCCAAGCACGCGATCCTCGCGCTCGGCTATGCCGGCTGGGGACCTGGCCAGCTCGAGAACGAGATCCAGCACAATGGCTGGCTGCATTGCGATGCCGATCCGGAGCTGATCTTCGGCACCGATGTCGACGAGAAATACGCCAGCGCCCTGCGCAAGATCGGCATCGAGGCCGGCATGCTGTCGAACGACGCCGGGCACGCGTAG
- a CDS encoding TauD/TfdA family dioxygenase has protein sequence MTVLIRQLHKHFVGEVSGVDLRKPLTKQEAIDIEAGMDKYAVLVFHGQDITDEQQMAFALNFGERENARGGTVTKKEDYRLSSGLNDVGNLGKDGKPLPKDHRTHLFNLGNCLWHSDSSFRPIPAKFSLLSARVVNPKGGNTEFADMRAAYDALDDETKTEIDDMICEHSLMYSRGSLGFLDYTDEEKEMFKPVLQRLVRTHPVHGRKSLYLSSHAGAIKGMSMPEARLLLRDLTEHATQGEFVYVHKWTVHDLVMWDNRQTVHRVRRYDQSQPRDMRRATVAGTQPTVAQEAAE, from the coding sequence ATGACGGTCCTGATCCGGCAGCTTCACAAGCATTTCGTCGGCGAGGTATCCGGCGTCGATCTGCGCAAGCCGCTGACGAAGCAGGAAGCGATCGACATCGAGGCCGGCATGGACAAATACGCCGTGCTCGTCTTCCATGGCCAGGACATCACGGACGAGCAGCAGATGGCGTTCGCGCTGAACTTCGGCGAGCGCGAGAACGCGCGTGGCGGCACGGTGACCAAGAAGGAAGACTACCGCCTCTCCTCCGGGCTCAACGATGTCGGCAATCTCGGCAAGGACGGCAAGCCGCTGCCGAAGGATCACCGCACCCATCTGTTCAATCTCGGCAACTGCCTGTGGCATTCCGACAGCTCATTCCGGCCGATCCCGGCAAAATTCTCGCTGCTGTCGGCGCGCGTAGTCAACCCGAAGGGCGGCAACACCGAATTCGCCGACATGCGTGCCGCCTATGACGCGCTCGACGACGAGACCAAGACCGAGATTGACGACATGATCTGCGAGCACTCGCTGATGTATTCGCGCGGCTCGCTCGGCTTCCTCGACTACACCGACGAGGAAAAAGAGATGTTCAAGCCGGTGCTGCAGCGCCTGGTGCGCACCCATCCGGTGCACGGCCGCAAGTCGCTGTACCTGTCATCGCATGCCGGCGCCATCAAGGGCATGAGCATGCCGGAGGCGCGGCTGTTGCTGCGCGATCTCACCGAGCACGCCACGCAGGGCGAATTCGTCTATGTGCACAAATGGACGGTGCATGACCTCGTGATGTGGGACAACCGCCAGACCGTGCACCGCGTCCGCCGCTACGACCAGTCGCAGCCCCGCGACATGCGCCGCGCCACGGTGGCGGGTACGCAGCCGACCGTGGCGCAGGAGGCGGCGGAGTAG
- a CDS encoding SDR family NAD(P)-dependent oxidoreductase, giving the protein MSEYKQLSRSVKGLTVLVTGAASGMGRATARVFADEGANVAVTDLTEDGTQAVAKEISASGGSAKAWTLDVSDRDAITRVVNDVAAHFGGLDIVVNNAGISVRVAIDDPAYEDAWAKGIAVMLTAHPRIIRAALPYLRKSRSPRIVNIASTEALGATGLHSPYSAAKGGVTSLTRSLAVELGREGITVNCICPGPIRTAITDRISEEHKTIYAKRRTALARYGDPEEVAHMTLSLCLPAASFLTGAVIPVDGGLMARNA; this is encoded by the coding sequence GTGTCCGAATACAAGCAGCTCAGCCGTTCGGTGAAGGGCCTCACCGTTCTCGTCACGGGAGCAGCCAGCGGCATGGGCCGCGCCACCGCGCGCGTGTTCGCCGACGAAGGCGCCAACGTCGCGGTCACCGATTTGACCGAAGATGGCACGCAGGCGGTGGCGAAGGAGATTTCCGCAAGCGGCGGCTCGGCAAAGGCCTGGACGCTGGACGTCAGCGATCGCGACGCCATCACCCGGGTCGTCAATGATGTCGCCGCGCATTTCGGCGGTCTCGACATCGTCGTCAACAATGCCGGCATCTCGGTGCGGGTGGCGATCGACGATCCTGCTTACGAGGACGCCTGGGCCAAGGGCATCGCTGTGATGCTGACGGCGCATCCGCGCATCATCCGCGCCGCGCTGCCATACCTGCGCAAGTCGCGATCGCCGCGCATCGTCAACATCGCCTCCACGGAAGCTCTGGGTGCAACAGGCCTGCACAGCCCCTACTCCGCGGCAAAGGGCGGCGTCACCAGCCTGACCCGCTCGCTCGCTGTGGAACTGGGGCGCGAAGGCATCACCGTGAACTGCATCTGCCCGGGCCCGATCCGCACCGCCATCACCGACCGCATCTCCGAGGAGCACAAGACGATTTACGCCAAGCGCCGCACCGCGCTCGCGCGTTACGGCGATCCGGAAGAGGTCGCGCATATGACGCTGAGCCTGTGCCTGCCCGCCGCATCATTCCTGACCGGCGCCGTGATTCCGGTCGACGGCGGGTTGATGGCCAGAAACGCTTGA
- a CDS encoding SDR family NAD(P)-dependent oxidoreductase: MNELDFGGKQVLVVGGSSGIGNGIAQAFRAKGARVAVYGTRAQASDYSAEEGSHLEGLDYAQLDVSDPQAIENLAPSFDRLDVLVLAQGAVIYRRGEFQMEGFRKVLEVNLMSLMACATKFHAMLSASKGSLIIVSSTAAYHSTMGNPAYNASKTGAVGLTRTLGEAWAENGIRVNGIAPGLVDTKMTKATTANPKRLEGALERIPLKRLGTPADMAGAALFLASPLASYVVGQTIIVDGGLIL; the protein is encoded by the coding sequence ATGAACGAGCTCGATTTCGGCGGCAAGCAGGTACTGGTGGTCGGCGGCTCCAGCGGCATCGGCAACGGCATCGCGCAGGCCTTCCGCGCCAAGGGCGCACGCGTTGCCGTGTACGGCACCCGCGCGCAGGCGAGCGACTATTCCGCCGAGGAAGGCTCGCATCTCGAGGGCCTTGACTATGCGCAGCTCGATGTCTCCGATCCGCAGGCGATCGAGAACCTCGCGCCGTCATTCGATCGGCTCGACGTGCTGGTGCTGGCGCAGGGCGCGGTGATTTACCGCCGCGGGGAATTCCAGATGGAAGGTTTCCGCAAGGTGCTCGAAGTCAATCTGATGAGCCTGATGGCCTGCGCCACCAAATTCCACGCGATGCTGAGCGCGAGCAAAGGCTCGCTGATCATCGTGAGCTCGACCGCGGCCTATCATTCCACGATGGGCAACCCGGCCTACAACGCCTCGAAGACCGGCGCGGTCGGGCTGACGCGTACGCTCGGCGAGGCCTGGGCGGAGAATGGCATCCGCGTCAACGGCATCGCGCCGGGCCTCGTCGACACCAAGATGACCAAGGCGACGACCGCGAATCCGAAGCGGCTCGAAGGCGCGCTGGAGCGCATTCCGCTGAAGCGCCTCGGCACGCCAGCGGACATGGCCGGCGCCGCGCTGTTCCTGGCCTCGCCGCTTGCGTCCTACGTCGTCGGCCAGACCATCATCGTTGATGGTGGGCTGATTCTCTAG
- a CDS encoding CsbD family protein: MDKDRIFGTAKEFAGKAEGAVGDATGDAQTQASGRAREAGAVQDLYGQAKDAARDAADTAVNYAKDAYEHRGETVRSGQKAMAQTVQDNPLGSLLIAGGIGFALALLMTRQPRRPPPSRWRYYG, encoded by the coding sequence ATGGACAAGGATCGGATTTTCGGAACGGCAAAGGAATTTGCAGGCAAGGCCGAGGGCGCCGTCGGCGACGCGACCGGCGATGCGCAGACGCAGGCCTCGGGTCGCGCACGCGAAGCGGGCGCAGTGCAGGATCTCTACGGCCAGGCCAAGGATGCGGCGCGCGATGCCGCCGACACCGCGGTCAACTACGCCAAGGATGCTTACGAACATCGCGGCGAGACGGTTCGCAGCGGTCAGAAGGCGATGGCGCAGACGGTACAGGACAATCCGCTCGGTTCGCTGTTGATCGCCGGCGGCATCGGCTTTGCGCTCGCGCTGCTGATGACGCGCCAGCCGCGCCGCCCGCCGCCGTCGCGCTGGCGGTACTACGGCTAG
- a CDS encoding SGNH family hydrolase, whose amino-acid sequence MREPKSFLRIFTEAGPLVALAVALALLIGIAQPASAQFFGFPGFGGGPPQPQRRAPPQHGGGGGWFGGDFFAPFQQQQPQSQPQRPREDFSRAPPPAKREAAAERNVLVIGDAMADWLAYGLEDAYSDQPDMGVIRKHKTVSGLIRYQPKGDPADWAAAAKGILATENPDAIVVMLGLNDRTAIREPVVEKKVDKKDEKKDARGKPDAKPGDKPDAAAKTDGKADGKTDTKADNKPADAEPPADDADTDSQAAPEKTARSPNGLYEFRDDRWVELYGKKIEELINVLKSKGVPVLWVGLPAIRGQKGTSDMLFLDALYRDGAGKAGITYVDVWDGFVDEAGRFMQKGPDFEGQPRKLRSDDGVFFTKAGARKLAHYVEREVTRLLAVRSGPIALPSEPATPETSTEPGKPAPRPLAGPVLPLVASTVGTDQLLGGPGSRPAAVDALAARTLVKGEALAPPAGRADDFAWPRREIGREQAKGDVPVAAATPAAPATGGPANPPPSTTAIAPDGSIITAPKPPRRVFRPAQAQPQQQPQTQPWLRDFFGFGAPQQRPLVAPPPRPPRSVGQRAAGPGNPWQ is encoded by the coding sequence ATGCGAGAGCCAAAGTCCTTCCTGCGCATATTCACCGAAGCCGGTCCGCTGGTCGCGCTGGCGGTGGCGCTTGCGCTGTTGATCGGCATCGCCCAGCCCGCCTCGGCGCAGTTCTTCGGCTTCCCCGGCTTCGGTGGCGGACCGCCGCAACCGCAGCGCCGTGCGCCGCCGCAGCACGGCGGTGGCGGCGGCTGGTTCGGCGGCGATTTTTTCGCGCCGTTCCAGCAACAGCAGCCGCAATCACAGCCGCAGCGGCCGCGCGAGGATTTCTCGCGGGCGCCGCCGCCGGCCAAGCGCGAAGCTGCCGCCGAGCGCAACGTGCTCGTGATCGGCGACGCGATGGCCGACTGGCTCGCCTATGGTCTGGAAGATGCCTATTCCGACCAGCCCGACATGGGCGTGATCCGCAAGCACAAGACGGTCTCCGGCCTGATCCGCTATCAGCCCAAGGGCGACCCGGCGGACTGGGCTGCGGCCGCCAAGGGCATTCTCGCCACCGAGAACCCCGACGCCATCGTCGTGATGCTCGGCCTCAACGATCGAACAGCGATCCGCGAACCGGTCGTGGAGAAGAAGGTCGACAAGAAGGACGAGAAGAAGGACGCGCGCGGCAAGCCGGATGCAAAGCCGGGCGACAAGCCCGATGCCGCCGCCAAGACTGATGGCAAGGCTGACGGCAAGACCGATACCAAGGCCGACAACAAGCCGGCCGACGCCGAGCCGCCGGCCGACGACGCCGACACCGACTCGCAGGCGGCGCCGGAAAAGACCGCGCGCTCGCCCAACGGCCTCTACGAATTCCGCGACGACCGCTGGGTCGAGCTCTACGGCAAGAAGATCGAGGAACTGATCAACGTGCTGAAGAGCAAGGGCGTGCCGGTGCTGTGGGTCGGCCTGCCCGCGATCCGCGGCCAGAAGGGCACGTCGGACATGCTGTTCCTCGACGCGCTCTATCGCGACGGCGCCGGCAAGGCCGGCATCACCTATGTTGACGTCTGGGACGGCTTTGTCGACGAGGCCGGCCGCTTCATGCAGAAGGGCCCGGACTTCGAAGGCCAGCCGCGCAAGCTGCGCTCCGATGACGGCGTGTTCTTCACCAAGGCCGGCGCGCGCAAGCTCGCGCACTATGTCGAGCGCGAGGTGACGCGGCTGCTGGCGGTGCGCTCCGGCCCGATCGCGCTGCCGAGCGAACCGGCAACGCCGGAGACCAGCACCGAGCCCGGCAAGCCCGCGCCGCGGCCGCTGGCCGGCCCCGTGCTGCCGCTGGTCGCCTCAACGGTCGGTACCGATCAATTGCTCGGCGGCCCCGGCTCGCGGCCCGCCGCGGTCGACGCGCTCGCCGCACGCACGCTGGTGAAGGGAGAGGCCCTGGCGCCGCCGGCCGGACGCGCCGATGATTTCGCCTGGCCGCGCCGCGAGATCGGGCGTGAGCAGGCCAAGGGCGACGTGCCGGTTGCCGCGGCCACGCCCGCCGCACCGGCAACGGGCGGCCCTGCCAATCCGCCGCCTTCGACCACGGCGATCGCGCCTGACGGCTCGATCATCACCGCGCCGAAGCCGCCACGGCGCGTGTTCCGTCCGGCCCAGGCCCAACCGCAGCAGCAGCCGCAGACCCAGCCCTGGCTGCGTGACTTCTTCGGCTTCGGCGCGCCGCAGCAGCGCCCGCTGGTCGCTCCGCCGCCGCGTCCGCCTCGCAGCGTCGGACAGCGCGCCGCAGGACCGGGCAATCCCTGGCAATAG
- a CDS encoding lytic murein transglycosylase, translated as MRAMGIPRTRLFSASLIALALLLPGSTQAQSAGNGLTNLIDSIFSPNAATPPQAATGQDGAAPPWSGEDGASGHPLMTAAAIRQAASDFPNCVGAMWPDAARRNITQQNFERFTAGLQPDLRIMDLLDSQPEFTKAIWDYLDILVSDTRLAKGREILAKYKPQFDATEKAYGVDRYIIAAIWGIESNYSTQMGDRSVVQSTATLACIGRRQAYFKDEFLSALEILNRGDLRPEQMRGSWAGAFGPTQFMPTAFKRYAVDGDGDGRRDVVDDPSDLIASTANNLKKDGWQTGASWGYEVVLPQGLNYMLADRAKVMPLSQWEQLGVKRPNNQPFPRPSDKAYLLAPAGAEGPGFLMLQNFRVIMKYNPAEAYALAIGHFADRLRGGQPFVQPWPRQERVLSRAERLELQQLLAQRGFYKGTPDGQFGGQTREALRGFQVSIGAPADGFATSEVLERLRGR; from the coding sequence ATGCGCGCGATGGGAATACCAAGGACCAGGCTCTTCAGCGCGAGCCTGATCGCGCTGGCCCTGCTGCTGCCGGGCAGCACGCAAGCGCAGTCGGCCGGCAACGGCCTGACCAATTTGATCGACAGCATCTTCTCCCCGAACGCCGCGACGCCGCCGCAGGCCGCGACCGGACAGGACGGCGCGGCGCCGCCCTGGAGCGGCGAAGACGGCGCCTCCGGCCACCCGCTGATGACCGCCGCCGCGATCCGTCAGGCCGCGTCCGACTTCCCGAACTGCGTCGGCGCGATGTGGCCGGACGCCGCGCGACGCAACATCACGCAGCAGAATTTCGAGCGCTTCACTGCGGGCCTGCAGCCCGACCTGCGCATCATGGATCTGCTGGATTCGCAGCCGGAGTTCACCAAGGCGATCTGGGACTATCTCGACATCCTCGTCAGCGACACCAGGCTCGCCAAGGGCCGCGAGATCCTTGCGAAATACAAGCCGCAGTTCGACGCGACCGAGAAGGCCTATGGCGTCGACCGCTATATCATCGCGGCGATCTGGGGCATCGAGTCGAACTACTCGACGCAGATGGGCGATCGCAGCGTGGTGCAGTCGACCGCGACGCTCGCCTGCATCGGCCGCCGCCAGGCCTATTTCAAGGACGAATTCCTATCGGCGCTGGAGATTCTCAACCGCGGCGACCTCAGGCCCGAGCAGATGCGCGGCTCCTGGGCCGGCGCGTTCGGCCCGACCCAGTTCATGCCGACGGCGTTCAAGCGCTACGCCGTCGACGGCGATGGCGACGGCCGCCGCGACGTCGTCGACGATCCGAGCGACCTGATCGCGTCCACCGCCAACAATCTGAAGAAGGACGGCTGGCAGACCGGCGCGAGCTGGGGCTACGAGGTGGTGCTGCCGCAGGGCCTCAATTACATGCTGGCCGACCGCGCCAAGGTGATGCCGCTGTCGCAATGGGAGCAACTCGGCGTCAAGCGACCCAACAACCAGCCGTTCCCGCGGCCGTCCGACAAGGCCTATCTGCTGGCGCCCGCCGGTGCCGAAGGACCGGGCTTCCTGATGCTGCAAAATTTCCGGGTGATCATGAAGTACAACCCGGCCGAGGCCTATGCGCTCGCCATCGGCCATTTCGCCGACCGCCTGCGCGGCGGCCAACCCTTCGTGCAGCCCTGGCCGCGCCAGGAGCGGGTGCTGTCGCGCGCCGAGCGGCTGGAACTGCAGCAGCTGCTCGCCCAGCGCGGCTTCTACAAGGGCACGCCGGACGGCCAGTTCGGCGGCCAGACCCGCGAGGCGCTGCGCGGCTTCCAGGTCTCGATCGGTGCACCGGCCGACGGTTTTGCCACATCAGAGGTGCTCGAGCGGCTGCGCGGGCGGTAG
- a CDS encoding MerR family transcriptional regulator, whose product MKIGELARESGLSPSRIRFYEREGLIGSIDRGLNGYRQYSRGTRQVLEIIVMAQQAGFTLDEIRNLLPPHGKGDWSKDTLVAALKTKVVEVAALQRRLSETQAGLEAVIARIEATPPGGDCFENAEAVLADLRDQAKAG is encoded by the coding sequence GTGAAGATCGGGGAACTGGCTCGGGAGTCCGGTTTGTCGCCGTCGCGCATCCGCTTCTATGAGCGGGAGGGCCTGATCGGGTCGATCGATCGCGGCTTGAACGGCTATCGGCAGTATTCGCGCGGCACCAGGCAGGTCCTCGAGATCATCGTGATGGCCCAGCAGGCCGGATTTACGCTCGACGAGATCCGGAACCTGCTGCCGCCGCACGGCAAGGGAGATTGGAGCAAGGACACGCTGGTGGCCGCACTCAAGACCAAGGTGGTCGAGGTCGCAGCCCTGCAGCGCCGGTTGTCCGAAACCCAGGCCGGCCTTGAGGCCGTGATCGCCCGGATCGAGGCCACGCCACCGGGCGGCGACTGTTTCGAGAACGCCGAGGCTGTTCTGGCCGACCTCCGGGATCAGGCAAAAGCGGGTTGA
- a CDS encoding NADH:flavin oxidoreductase/NADH oxidase family protein — MSPFDSLTLPNGTTVPNRIAKAAMEENMADAAHFPSPELLRLYQAWADGGAGLIITGNVMIDRRAMTGPGGVVLEDGTELEAFRNWARIGRAKGAQIWMQLNHPGRQMMKNLGQQTLAPSAVPLDLGKHSNLFAMPRVMTEQDISEVVVRFASAARLAERAGFSGVQIHAAHGYLLSQFLSPLTNRRTDRWGGSLQNRARLLIETVKAVRAAASPGFSVAVKLNSADFQRGGFDAADAKTVVEMLNDMLVDLVELSGGSYEAPAMQGEARDGRTLAREAYFLDFARDIAAVARMPVMVTGGIRRIGVVQQVLDSGVAIAGIATALAIRPDLPNAWRRAEDLRPEVAPISWKSKPMASLAAMAVVKFQLRRLSRGRSANPNVSPLKALVLAQLRTAVLTRKYRRWIASSAAATAASGGAPAPSRANSRAVGMPR, encoded by the coding sequence ATGTCGCCGTTCGATTCCCTCACTTTACCCAACGGGACCACCGTTCCCAACCGCATCGCCAAGGCGGCGATGGAGGAGAACATGGCCGATGCCGCGCATTTCCCCTCGCCCGAGCTGCTGCGCCTCTATCAGGCCTGGGCCGACGGCGGCGCCGGCCTCATCATCACCGGCAACGTCATGATCGATCGCCGCGCCATGACCGGTCCGGGTGGCGTCGTGCTGGAGGACGGCACCGAGCTTGAAGCGTTTCGAAACTGGGCGCGGATCGGCCGGGCCAAGGGTGCGCAAATCTGGATGCAGCTCAATCATCCGGGCCGCCAGATGATGAAGAATCTCGGCCAGCAAACCCTGGCGCCATCGGCGGTGCCGCTCGATCTCGGCAAGCATTCGAACCTGTTTGCGATGCCTAGGGTGATGACGGAACAGGATATCAGCGAGGTGGTCGTGCGCTTCGCCAGCGCGGCGCGGCTCGCCGAACGGGCCGGCTTCTCCGGCGTCCAGATCCATGCGGCACACGGCTATCTGCTCAGCCAGTTCCTGTCGCCCCTGACCAACCGGCGCACCGACCGTTGGGGCGGCTCGCTGCAAAACCGCGCGCGTCTGTTGATCGAAACCGTCAAGGCGGTGCGCGCCGCGGCGTCGCCCGGCTTCTCGGTTGCGGTCAAACTGAATTCGGCGGATTTCCAGCGCGGCGGCTTCGATGCGGCCGATGCGAAGACGGTCGTCGAGATGCTGAACGACATGCTGGTCGATCTGGTCGAACTGTCGGGCGGCAGCTACGAGGCGCCGGCGATGCAAGGCGAGGCACGCGACGGCCGCACGCTGGCGCGCGAGGCCTATTTCCTCGACTTCGCGCGCGACATCGCCGCGGTCGCACGGATGCCGGTCATGGTCACCGGCGGCATTCGCCGCATCGGCGTTGTGCAACAGGTGCTCGACAGCGGCGTCGCCATCGCCGGCATCGCCACCGCGCTTGCGATCAGGCCGGATTTGCCGAACGCGTGGCGCCGGGCTGAGGATCTGCGGCCAGAAGTCGCGCCCATCAGCTGGAAGAGCAAGCCGATGGCCTCGCTTGCCGCGATGGCCGTCGTGAAATTCCAGCTCCGGCGGTTGAGCCGGGGCCGCTCGGCCAACCCGAACGTTTCGCCGCTGAAGGCGTTGGTTCTCGCCCAGCTGCGGACGGCGGTGCTGACCCGCAAGTATCGCCGCTGGATCGCGTCATCTGCTGCCGCGACCGCTGCATCCGGCGGCGCGCCGGCTCCGTCGCGCGCGAATTCGCGGGCGGTCGGGATGCCGCGGTAG
- the galU gene encoding UTP--glucose-1-phosphate uridylyltransferase GalU, with translation MKIRKAVFPVAGLGTRVLPATKAMPKEMLTIVDKPLIQYVVDEAREAGIEHFVFVTGRNKGVIEDHFDRMFELDTTLAQRGKKTEQEILAQNQPEAGAMSFTRQQSPLGLGHAVWCARDIVGNEPFAVVLPDELVLNTPGCLKQMIDAANKLGEKSNVIAVEAVPDELTHQYGICSVGKRTGNIFEVDRMVEKPPQGTAPSNLSITGRYILQPEIFDILATQERGAGGEIQLTDAMIGLAKTQKFYGVEFEGERHDCGSKPGFLRANIAFGLKRPELRDGLIAEMKKYLGQ, from the coding sequence ATGAAGATCCGCAAAGCCGTATTTCCCGTCGCCGGTCTCGGCACCCGCGTGCTGCCCGCCACCAAGGCAATGCCGAAGGAGATGCTGACGATCGTCGACAAGCCCCTGATCCAGTACGTGGTCGATGAAGCCCGCGAAGCCGGCATCGAGCACTTCGTGTTCGTCACCGGCCGCAACAAGGGTGTCATCGAGGATCACTTCGACCGCATGTTCGAGCTCGACACCACGCTCGCGCAGCGCGGCAAGAAGACCGAGCAGGAGATCCTCGCGCAGAACCAGCCGGAAGCCGGCGCGATGAGCTTCACCCGGCAGCAATCGCCGCTCGGTCTCGGCCACGCAGTGTGGTGCGCGCGCGACATCGTCGGCAACGAGCCGTTCGCGGTGGTGCTGCCCGACGAGCTGGTGCTGAACACGCCGGGCTGCCTGAAGCAGATGATCGACGCCGCCAACAAGCTCGGCGAGAAGTCGAACGTGATCGCGGTCGAGGCCGTGCCCGACGAGCTCACCCATCAATACGGCATCTGCAGCGTCGGCAAACGCACCGGCAACATCTTCGAGGTCGACCGCATGGTCGAGAAGCCGCCGCAGGGCACCGCGCCGTCCAACCTGTCGATCACCGGCCGCTACATCCTGCAGCCGGAGATCTTCGACATCCTGGCCACCCAGGAGCGCGGCGCCGGCGGCGAGATCCAGCTCACCGACGCCATGATCGGCCTTGCGAAAACGCAGAAGTTCTACGGCGTCGAGTTCGAGGGCGAGCGCCACGATTGCGGCTCCAAGCCCGGCTTCCTCCGCGCCAACATCGCCTTCGGCCTCAAGCGCCCCGAACTGCGCGACGGATTGATTGCCGAGATGAAGAAGTATCTGGGGCAGTAG